The Nocardioides zeae genome includes the window ACGACGGTCGTGGCGGTGTCCTCGAAGCCCTCCACCCAGGCGACGAGCTCCGCCTCCGAGAGGTTCCGGCTCTGCGTCGTGTAGCCCACGATGTCGACGAACCCGACGGTGAGCGTCGTCGTCGCCTCCCCGGCGGTGGCAACCGTCGTCGGCGTGAGCATGCGGTTGGCCGCACTGGCGAGGTGGCGCCGCCAGATGTAGCTCTGCAGCACCTCGAGGCGCGGCAGCACCTCGGCCGTCAGCTCCGTGATCCGCAGGTCCGGCTCGTCGGAGTCGAGGGCCCGCCGGGCGAGCAGGTCGGTCTGCCACTCGGCCAGGCGCGCGAAGCTGCGGCCCCACGTGCGCACGAGGGCGGCCTGCGACTCGGTGTCGAGGATCCCGAGCATGACGAGGTCGCGGGCCAGCGACAGCGCCTCGACGTCGGCGTCGGTGAACGCCACGTCGTCGTCGCCGTGGTGGGGGAAGCCGAGGCGGTGCCACAGCTCCTCGGCCAGGGCGAGGGGCACGCCGACCCGCTCGGCGACCTGGCGCCGCGTCAGGTGGGGCGCGCCGCCCAGCAGCGCCGCCTCGACCTGGCGGCTCGGGTCAGGCGTTGCCACCGAGACGCTCGGCGGCAGCGGCGCGGATCGCGGTGCCGAAGGCGGGGACCGACGAGCTCAGCTCCTCGATCGCCTGGGGGGTCAGGTGCACCACCTTGAGCCGGGTGGTCGCGACCACCGTCGCCGAGCGGAGCGTGTGGTTGACGATCGCCATCTCGCCCATGATGTCGCCGGGCCCGAGGGTCGCGATCTCCTCGCCCCCGCGGCGCACCGACACCTCTCCCTCGAGGATGATGTAGGCCTTGTCCGCGCCCGTCCGCTCGTTGATCGGCGACCAGCCGGCCGGCAGCGGCAGCTCCGTGCCCGCCTTCTTCACCGTGGCGATCTCGGCGGGGGTCAGTGCGTCGAAGATGGGCATGCGCAACCTCTCGGGACTCACCGGCAGCGTCTCTCGGTGCCGGTTCGTGATGATCAGGATCGATATGGCGCGATCCTGGCGGAACGGGCCGTGAGGTGTCCAGGGCCGTCCCGACCCCCCAACGCGCCGAGGCGGTCGGGGTCACGCGGGTATCGGTCCAGCGTCAGTCGAGGGGGTCGCGCAGCACCGGGCAGCTCATGCAGCGGGGCCCGCCGCGGCCGGAGCCCAGCTCGGACCCGGCGATCCGCACGACCTCGATGCCGGCCTCCTCGAGCCGCGCGTTGGTCTCGTCGTTGCGCTCGTAGGCGACCGCGACCCGTGGCGCCAGCGCCAGCGTGTTGTTGCCGTCGTCCCACTGCTCGCGCTCGGCGGTCACGGGGTCGAGGCCGGTGTCGATCCGGTGCAGCCGGTCGATGCCCATCGCGGCCGCTGCGGCCTCGAGGAACGGGGCGGCCGGCGCGACGCGGAGCACCAGCTCGGACTCGCTGCGGTCGCCGACGGGCTCCGCCAGGGTGACGGCGTGCGCGCGGAGCGTGTCGGCGACGTTGGGATACATCACCACCTTGTCGACGTCGACCATCGTGCAGACGGTGTCGAGGTGCATCGTGGCGCGCTCCTGCGCGATCGGGACGGCCAGCACGGTGTGGGCGAGCCCGCCGTGGAAGGCCTGGCGCGCGAGGCGCTCGACCCCGGCGGGCGTCGACCGCTCGCCGACCCCGACGGCGATCACGCCGGGCGCGAGGAGCAGGACGTCCCCACCCTCGACGTACTCGTTGTGCCAGCCGTGGATCCGCTCCGCACCGGCGAACCGGGGGTGGCGCGCGTAGATCAGCTCGGTCAGCTGCGTCTCCCGGCTGCGGGCGGGCATCGCCAGGCTGGTGACGGCCACGCGGTCGCGCACCCACACGCTGGAGTCGCGGGTGAAGAGCAGGTTGGGGAGCGGGTCGACGAGGAAGTCGTCGGGGGCGAGCAGCGAGGTCACCAACCCGTGCCCGCCGCGCACCTCGTCGTTGCGGATGCCGGCGGTGAGGGCCTCGGTGAGCTCGGCCGGCGAGGCGTCGGCCAGGTGGTCGGCCAGGTAGTCGCGCAGGGTGTCGCCGAGGTGGCGGCTGCGGAGCACGCCGGCGATCGCGTCCCCGCGCGCCTCCGGCGACGCGAAGGTCTCCGTCAGCAGGTCGGTCAGGTAGAGCACCTCGACGTCGCGGTCGCGCAGCGCCTGGGCGAAGGCGTCGTGCTCCTCCTGGGCGCGTCCCACCCAGGGGATCCCGTCGAAGAGGAGCCGGTCGTTGTTGCGGGGGGTGAGCCGGCGCAGCTCGGCGCCGGGCCGGTGCAGCACCACCGTGCGCAGGCGTCCCACCTCGCTGTCGGCACCCCACCCGGCCGTCGTCGTCGCCGTCATGCGGGCCACCGTAGTGGTCCCGCCGTGGATTCCGGGCGGACTGGACCGGTACACCCCCGCCCAGCCATTGCGCTGCGTCGCGGCGCGCGTGCGCCGTACCCTTCCTCGACGCCCGCGGGCGAGCACGCCGGGGGGAGGGCACATGGGGGGACGTCGGTCGTGGGCGACCGCGGTCGCGCCTGCCCTCTGGGCGGTGGCGGGCACCGCGCTGGTGGTCCAGTCGTTGCTGACCTGGACGTCCCGCGGCGCGCTGTCCACGACGGCCCCCGTCGACGTGCTCGGCCTCGTCCGGGCCGGCTCCCTGCCGTCGGTCTCGACGGCCGAGGTGGTCGCCCTCGTCGCGCTCCCGCTGCTGGGGGCGGCGCTGCTGGCCGGAGCCGCCCTGCCGGGCCGTGGGGTACGCCGCGTGCGCGCCCTCCTCGGCCTCCTCGCCGTCGCCGTGACCGGTCTGCTGCTCGTGCGCGTCGCGGACCTCGACCCCACCCACCTGAGCGGCGCCCGGCCCGGGTCCGGGGCGCTGCTCGCCGCACTGGGGGCGCTCGTCGCCCTCGCCGCCCTCGGCACCGACCGCCGGTCGCCGACCCTCGAGGAGAACCCCCGATGAGCCACGCCTCCGTCCTGCCGCCGCTGCCGCCACGGCCCGTGCCGTCCACCGACCCGGCGGGGCGCGACGGGCGCCGTACCTGGCTCGTGCTCGCCCTCGTCGCCCTCGCCGTGGTGCTGCTCGGCGTCGCCGCGGTGCGCGCGCTCGCCGGGTTCGCGTCCGGTGCCTCGTCGCCGGAGCAGGCCGTCGAGGACTTCCTCGAGGGCATGGCCGCCGAGGACGGCGTCGCCTCGATCGCGGCGCTCAGCCCGGGGGAGGCGCGCGGGGCTGACGCGCTGCAGGAGGCCGTCGAGCAGCGGCTCGCCAGCCTCGACGTCGACGCCGCCGCGCTCGCGGGCGAGGGACTCGTCGCGAGCATCGAGGACCTCGACCTGTCGTCCGAGCAGCTCGCCGACGGCGTCGCGCGGGTGACCGTCGAGGGCGGCACGTTCGTGGTCGAGCGCGAGGACGGCGCCCCGATCGACGTCGCGGAGACCTTCGGGCCGCTGGGTGCGCTCGTCGGGCTGGGAGCGTTCGCGTCGATCGAGGTCGAGTCCGACGCCTCGGGGTCCGGCTCGGTGGTCGTGTCCGAGGGCCCGTCGCGGTCGTTCGACGGCATCGACGACGGCTACGGCTGGTACGCCTCCACCCCGGAGGAGGACGTCGCCGACAGCCTCGCCGACGAGCCCGTGGAGCTGGACCGCCTCGAGGTGCCGCTGGCCGCGCTGTGGAGCTACGTGGCGATGCCGTTCTCCTGGTCGGGGGACGACCTGGAGGACGGTGCCGACGAGGGTGCCGACGTCGACACGACCTTCCTCGTGGTGCGCCACGACGACCGCTGGCACGTCAGCATCGTCGGCACGGTCGCCGACGTCGTCGCCCGCGTCACCGAGGCGCCCGCGCCCGACTTCGCGGCGCTCGCGACGGCGCTCGACGCCGCGGAGAGCGGCGACCGCGCGGTGGGTGCGACCCCGGACGACGCGATCCGGCTGCTCGTCGAGAGCTTCGGTGACGGTCAGGTCGCCGACGTGCTCGACGCGCTGCCCGTGGACCTGGTCGGCGGGCTCTACCCCTTCGCGTCGGCCCTGCAGGACCTCGTGGACTCCGACGGTCTGGCGCTCGACCTCGCGGTGACCGACCTCGCGACCACGCAGATCAGCGACGCGAACGGGCTCGTGCGGCTGCGGGTCGACCGGCTCGCCGCGGAGGGCACGGCCGTCGAGGGCGCGCACTCCGACGACGTCGACCTCGTGCTCGACGGCTCCTGCCTGACGGTCGAGGGCGAGGAGGAGTGCCTGCCGGCGGACTTCGTCGACGCGACGACGATCGACGGTCTCGTGCTGACCCTCGTCGAGGTGGAGGGCGGCTACCAGGTCGACCCGCTGGCGACGCTCTACGACAACCTCGCCACCGTGGCGGCCGAGCTGCCGGAGGCATGGCTGACGCAGCTCCTGGGCGACCCCACGGACGGCGAGCGGATCCCCGTCGGGACCGGCACGACGGCGGTGACGTTCGACGAGGCCGGCGCGGCGCTGCTGGAGGTCCCGGCCGAGGCGGGCGACGTGCTGTCGGTGGCGGTCGAGCCGGGGGTCGAGGTCGACGGGCTCGACGTCTACCAGTCGGCTGATCCCTCCTTCCCCGACTACGCGAGCGTCGTCGAGCGCGGGCTGTGGGACGAGGCGGCCGAGGGCGAGCCCGTCGTCACCGCGGTGACCGTGGACGAGTCCGGCGACCAGCTGGTGCACGTGCAGCTGGCCGAGCAGCGGAGCGCCGAGGTCGCCGTGACCGTCAACGTCGGCGCCGTGCCGACCGTCGCCCTGGGGGACCCGGTCGAGCTGCAGTACGGCGCCTACGGCGTCGCGTCGTTCACGGCGGACGCCGTCGAGGCTGCCGCCGAGGACGGCGAGGTCGTCGCCACCGGGCCGGGCACGGCGAGCTACTGCTGGACCGACGAGGGTCCGTGCGCCGGCCTCGTCG containing:
- a CDS encoding adenylate/guanylate cyclase domain-containing protein encodes the protein MATPDPSRQVEAALLGGAPHLTRRQVAERVGVPLALAEELWHRLGFPHHGDDDVAFTDADVEALSLARDLVMLGILDTESQAALVRTWGRSFARLAEWQTDLLARRALDSDEPDLRITELTAEVLPRLEVLQSYIWRRHLASAANRMLTPTTVATAGEATTTLTVGFVDIVGYTTQSRNLSEAELVAWVEGFEDTATTVVTDHAARVIKTIGDEVLYVTDDPVAAVEVALTLTERGADPDDPFPQVRAGLAHGQVVVRLGDVYGSTVNVAARLTSLARPGTVVVDEGLQHVLVGLATPDEDDPDEPDDDEADEPDGSERGGIAPYDEVRRRAEELADDAYQRARDALSLLTGEESPEHLPYRFRKIRRASVKGFPGLRGRVLRRAEPHG
- a CDS encoding Crp/Fnr family transcriptional regulator, encoding MPIFDALTPAEIATVKKAGTELPLPAGWSPINERTGADKAYIILEGEVSVRRGGEEIATLGPGDIMGEMAIVNHTLRSATVVATTRLKVVHLTPQAIEELSSSVPAFGTAIRAAAAERLGGNA
- a CDS encoding arginine deiminase — protein: MTATTTAGWGADSEVGRLRTVVLHRPGAELRRLTPRNNDRLLFDGIPWVGRAQEEHDAFAQALRDRDVEVLYLTDLLTETFASPEARGDAIAGVLRSRHLGDTLRDYLADHLADASPAELTEALTAGIRNDEVRGGHGLVTSLLAPDDFLVDPLPNLLFTRDSSVWVRDRVAVTSLAMPARSRETQLTELIYARHPRFAGAERIHGWHNEYVEGGDVLLLAPGVIAVGVGERSTPAGVERLARQAFHGGLAHTVLAVPIAQERATMHLDTVCTMVDVDKVVMYPNVADTLRAHAVTLAEPVGDRSESELVLRVAPAAPFLEAAAAAMGIDRLHRIDTGLDPVTAEREQWDDGNNTLALAPRVAVAYERNDETNARLEEAGIEVVRIAGSELGSGRGGPRCMSCPVLRDPLD